DNA sequence from the Amycolatopsis sp. Hca4 genome:
GGTCTCGAAGTCGACGGTCACGCCGACCGCGACGACGTGCGGCGTGCCGTCCGGCCGGACGGTGGTGAGGGTGGCCAGCCGGCGCTCGGTCCAGAACGTGCGGAAGCTTTCGCCGCGATCGATCTCCATGCCCGCCACGCTAGTCCGTCCGGGTGCGTGCGGCGCCGTGGGACCCACTGTGCGTCATAGTAAGGAAAGTTTCCTAACACTCTTGACCTGGTCTTGAACCTTCTGTCAGGCTTCGAACACCTTCGCCGCAGCCCACGATGTCTTACGGAGGAGCCATGAAGAGAGTCGTCCGGGCGGTGGTGGTTTCGGCCGCGCTCGCCGCGGGGCTGCTGAGCGTGCCGACGGCCGCGTCCGCGGCGGGCACGCCGTACGTGCCGGGAACGCTGCGGCCGTCCGTCTCGCAGGCCACGCAGGACGCCGCGCTCCAGAAGTACTACGACTTCTGGAAGAAGAACTTCCTGACGACCAAGTGCGGCAGCGGCACCTACGCCGTGCTGTCCAAGGACGCCGACCACTCCTTCGTCGCCGAGGGCGAGGGGTACGGCGTGACGATCTCGGCGATGATGGCGGAGAAGGACCCGCAGGCGCGCTCGATCGTCGACGGGATCCTGAAGTTCGTGAAGGCGCACCCGTCGGTCAACAACAAGGACCTGCACGCGGCCGAGCAGGATTCGAACTGCAAGAGCGTCAACGGCAGCGATTCGGCCACCGACGGCGACCTCGAAATCGCCTACGGCCTGCTGATCGCGGACAAGAAGTGGGGCAGCGGCGGTTCGGTGAACTACAAGGCCGAGGCCGTCCGGATCATCAACGCGATCAAGAAGAGCGAAGTCAACGGCACGACGAAGTTCACCCTGCTGGGCGACTGGGGCAACGACGCGGACTACAAGAACAGCTCCCGCTCGTCGGACTGGATGCCGGGCCACCTCCGCGCGTTCGCCGCGGCGACCGGTGACAGCTTCTGGACGTCGGTCCGCACCCGCTCGGAGACGGCGGTGAGCCAGCTGCAGTCGTCGTACGCGCCGAACACGGGGCTGCTGCCGGACTTCGTGGTGAACACGAACTCGACCCCGAAGCCGGCACCGTCGAACTTCCTGGAGGGCCCTAACGACGGCAAGTACAGCTGGAACGCCTGCCGCGACCCGTGGCGCCTCGGCGCGGACGCGATCTCGTTTTCCGGCAGCGCGGCGGCGGCCCAGGTCCGCAAGATGAACACGTGGATCAAGTCGGCGACGGGCGGCGACCCCGCGAAGATCCAGAGCGGCTACTCGCTGTCGGGTTCGAAGACGGAGAGCGGCCAGCACCCGTGCTTCACGGCCCCGTTCGCGGTGGCGGCGATGACGGATTCGGGCAGCCAGGCGTGGCTGGACAAGCTGTGGACGGCGGTGTCGTCCTGGTCACCGGACGCGACGGATTACTACGGGACGGGGATCACGCTCCAGGTGTTGCTGATCCTGAGCGGCAATTACGTGGCGGCTTGATTGCGGGGCCGTCCCGCAGCCGGTTATTCGGGTGCGGGACGGCCTTCGCGTGGGTGAGCTGGCGAGCCCCTCGGCGCGGGC
Encoded proteins:
- a CDS encoding glycosyl hydrolase family 8 codes for the protein MKRVVRAVVVSAALAAGLLSVPTAASAAGTPYVPGTLRPSVSQATQDAALQKYYDFWKKNFLTTKCGSGTYAVLSKDADHSFVAEGEGYGVTISAMMAEKDPQARSIVDGILKFVKAHPSVNNKDLHAAEQDSNCKSVNGSDSATDGDLEIAYGLLIADKKWGSGGSVNYKAEAVRIINAIKKSEVNGTTKFTLLGDWGNDADYKNSSRSSDWMPGHLRAFAAATGDSFWTSVRTRSETAVSQLQSSYAPNTGLLPDFVVNTNSTPKPAPSNFLEGPNDGKYSWNACRDPWRLGADAISFSGSAAAAQVRKMNTWIKSATGGDPAKIQSGYSLSGSKTESGQHPCFTAPFAVAAMTDSGSQAWLDKLWTAVSSWSPDATDYYGTGITLQVLLILSGNYVAA